A genome region from Gadus chalcogrammus isolate NIFS_2021 chromosome 7, NIFS_Gcha_1.0, whole genome shotgun sequence includes the following:
- the LOC130385532 gene encoding glycogenin-2-like isoform X1, which translates to MSADEAFVTLATTDEYCMGAAVVARSLRRHGTSRSILVLITPGVSAESRRTLEQVFDRVVLVDVLDSRARAHLSWLGRPELGVTFTKLHAWTLTRYHKCVFLDADTLVRTRAPEIPSGAKFSPSSSAPIHQRSSLEEEMGKPSDTVMEEEVTEKFSRTVAVTKATTEAETEAGTETKAEAMAETEAKMEIAMDATMKAATGAKKEAATEAKTEAEAKAPTEAEAVAAAPQQEQRQQWEAGRPDYLGQDAFHKIQWKLDRFLQ; encoded by the exons cgGACGAGGCCTTCGTTACCTTGGCGACCACGGATGAGTACTGCATGGGCGCGGCGGTGGTGGCGCGCAGCCTGCGGCGCCACGGGACGTCCCGCAGCATCTTGGTGCTGATCACCCCCGGGGTCTCCGCCGAGTCAAG gcGGACCCTTGAGCAGGTCTTTGACCGGGTGGTCCTGGTGGACGTTCTGGACAGCCGGGCCCGGGCCCACCTCTCCTGGCTGGGCCGTCCCGAGCTGGGAGTGACCTTCACTAAGCTCCACGCCTGGACCCTCACCCGCTACCACAAGTGTGTGTTCCTGGACGCAGACACCCtggtgcgt ACGAGAGCCCCTGAAATTCCATCTGGAGCAAAGTTCAGCCCCTCAAGCTCTGCCCCAATACACCAACGGTCAAGtctagaggaggagatggggaagcCGTCAGACacagtgatggaggaggaggtcacaGAGAAG TTTTCCAGGACAGTGGCTGTGACCAAGGCCACGACGGAGGCCGAGACGGAGGCTGGAACCGAGACAAAGGCTGAAGCGATGGCCGAAACTGAGGCTAAAATGGAGATAGCGATGGACGCTACAATGAAGGCCGCGACAGGGGCTAAGAAAGAGGCTGCGACAGAGGCTAAGACCGAGGCCGAagcgaaggctccaacggaggCGGAGGCCGTGGCAGCGGCCCCGCAGCAGGAGCAACGGCAGCAGTGGGAGGCCGGCCGCCCAGACTACCTCGGCCAGGACGCCTTCCACAAAATCCAGTGGAAGCTGGACCGCTTCCTGCAGTAG
- the LOC130385532 gene encoding glycogenin-2-like isoform X2, whose product MSADEAFVTLATTDEYCMGAAVVARSLRRHGTSRSILVLITPGVSAESRRTLEQVFDRVVLVDVLDSRARAHLSWLGRPELGVTFTKLHAWTLTRYHKCVFLDADTLTRAPEIPSGAKFSPSSSAPIHQRSSLEEEMGKPSDTVMEEEVTEKFSRTVAVTKATTEAETEAGTETKAEAMAETEAKMEIAMDATMKAATGAKKEAATEAKTEAEAKAPTEAEAVAAAPQQEQRQQWEAGRPDYLGQDAFHKIQWKLDRFLQ is encoded by the exons cgGACGAGGCCTTCGTTACCTTGGCGACCACGGATGAGTACTGCATGGGCGCGGCGGTGGTGGCGCGCAGCCTGCGGCGCCACGGGACGTCCCGCAGCATCTTGGTGCTGATCACCCCCGGGGTCTCCGCCGAGTCAAG gcGGACCCTTGAGCAGGTCTTTGACCGGGTGGTCCTGGTGGACGTTCTGGACAGCCGGGCCCGGGCCCACCTCTCCTGGCTGGGCCGTCCCGAGCTGGGAGTGACCTTCACTAAGCTCCACGCCTGGACCCTCACCCGCTACCACAAGTGTGTGTTCCTGGACGCAGACACCCtg ACGAGAGCCCCTGAAATTCCATCTGGAGCAAAGTTCAGCCCCTCAAGCTCTGCCCCAATACACCAACGGTCAAGtctagaggaggagatggggaagcCGTCAGACacagtgatggaggaggaggtcacaGAGAAG TTTTCCAGGACAGTGGCTGTGACCAAGGCCACGACGGAGGCCGAGACGGAGGCTGGAACCGAGACAAAGGCTGAAGCGATGGCCGAAACTGAGGCTAAAATGGAGATAGCGATGGACGCTACAATGAAGGCCGCGACAGGGGCTAAGAAAGAGGCTGCGACAGAGGCTAAGACCGAGGCCGAagcgaaggctccaacggaggCGGAGGCCGTGGCAGCGGCCCCGCAGCAGGAGCAACGGCAGCAGTGGGAGGCCGGCCGCCCAGACTACCTCGGCCAGGACGCCTTCCACAAAATCCAGTGGAAGCTGGACCGCTTCCTGCAGTAG